The Nonlabens sp. Hel1_33_55 genome contains the following window.
GAATATGGTATAAAGGGTAGCGCGGTCTATCTTTGAATCTTAAACCAATTTTATGAGCATCCACTGGAAAACAGCCAAAGAATATCAAGATCTCACCTACAAAAAAGCCGATGGTGTAGCACGTATTGCCTTCAATAGACCAGAAGTGCGCAATGCCTTTAGGCCTCAAACTGTAAGTGAGTTGATCGATGCGTTCTATGATGCGCAGGAAGATTTGTCCATAGGTGTGGTCATTTTGACTGGTGAAGGACCTAGTTCCAAAGATGGCGGCTGGGCTTTTTGCAGTGGTGGCGATCAGAATGCTCGCGGTAAGGATGGTTATAAGGACAGTGCTGGTACTGGCCGCTTGAACATTCTTGAAGTGCAACGTATGATAAGGTTTATGCCTAAGGTAGTTATTTGTGCCGTTCCAGGTTGGGCCGTTGGCGGTGGACACAGCCTACACGTGGTATGTGATATGACTATTGCCAGTAAGGAACACGCCATTTTCAAGCAGACTGATCTGGATGTTGCCAGTGTTGATGCCGGTTATGGAAGCGCCTACCTTGCCAAAATGGTAGGACAGAAAAAAGCACGTGAGATTTTCTTCTTGGGAAGAAATTACAACGCGCAGGAAGCGATGGATATGGGAATGGTCAATGCTGTCGTACCGCATGCTGAATTGGATCAAACGGCATATGATTGGGCACAAGAAATCATGGAAAAATCACCAACGGCTATCAAGATGGCAAAATTTGCTTTGAATGCCACAGATGATGGAATGGTAGGCCAGCAGGTATTTGCCGGTGAGATGACCCGATTGATCTATATGACTGATGAAGCCAAGGAAGGACGTGATGCATTCTTACAGAAACGTAAGCCAGACTTCGGTGCGGATAAATGGATTCCGTAGATCTTCACCAATCTTTTTTAATTGATTAACTCGTTTCTTGTTTGAACAATAAAACGACTTATTGCTGTTCCACGGTAGTAAGTCGTTTTGTTATATATGTAAACGTGTTGAAACCTTTAGCCTTGCAGAAGTTGAATGCCCATCAAAATCAAAGTTTTTTGCTCCATTTAATGGTTCTAAAAACGTAATTAATACTCTTCTAACAATCCAAGCAAAAGCAGATGGATCAATTTGAACTAAATTCTTGTTGAAAATGGTCGATGGCGAATAAAATATTTGTTCGGAGAAATGAAATATTGAAAAAAATACGGTTGTAAATTTTTCACTTCGTATAAAAATAATGTTCGCATTTTGCGATTTATGCAATTATGAATTTTCCCTTTAAACTGTTTCAATTGCTTTGTTTACAATTATTTGATCTATTAACTCATAAGTTAAACAAAACGTAAGCTTAACTAAACATTAAGATTTATAGAAGTGTCGCATGAATGAAAGGAGCTAAATTACTTTTGAAAGTAATTCGTTTTATCATGGTTGATAATATAAAACATAGCACATTTCCTTACGAGAAACTCATGACTAGCACTTGTCTCATATGCTGTGTTGTCGATAATAATTCAAAATTAATTCAAGCCAATCCAGAATTCTATGATGCTCTAGGTTATGAAGAATCTTATTTTGAAAATCATACCATTTTAGACATTTTAGGAGATGACAGTAATTGGCCAGACTTCAATGATATCGATCGAGCAAGTCAAAATACAATATCGGCTACCATCAAATTTTATAGTAATGAGGGAATACCGGTTTATCTTAAATGTAATTTTGGTTTTAGGAAACACTTGATTTACGTCGCTGGTGTGGATGTAAGTGTTGATATTTTTTTACATAAGAATAATAAAACAATCAGTGAAATTGCCAACCTAGGCGCGTGGTCCTACATTCCAGCTAAAGATAAGTTCCAACACACAGAATTCTTTAGAGAACTATATGGTTTCTCAAAAGATGACACTATCGATAACAAGGCACTTTATGAATCTGTACAGCGGGATAGCCGCGAAGTCATTGATCACGCCTTAAAAAATCTATACGAGAATCACGAACCTTATGATGTAGAGATAAAGGTATCCTTAAAGAATGGGGAAACTGCCTGGTTAAGAGTGATGGCGGCACCTGAGGTCCATAAAGGAGAAGTAACTGCTATTAATGGTGTAACTCAAAATATTACCAAATACAAAGAGCTTAATTTATCGCTAAAAGAAACCAAGCGTAATCAGGAATTGGCCTTTAGAGCCATAAAATCTGCCTACTTCACTTTCAATTTAAAAACCCAAGAAAGTGAATCTGGAGATTCTTTTACCGCACTATCAAATTTTCCCTAGGATATAAATGCAGAAAATTTCATGGAGCATTTACATCCAGATGATCGTGAGGCAGCACAGCACCAGCATGATAGGGAAATTAATGATGATGGTGAATTCTATTTCAATGCATTTAGAATGCGCAATACTTTAGATGCTTATAGACATTATGAAATTCACGGGTTCAAGGTATTCAATAATCACGATGAACCGGTCAAGCTTGTAGGTAATCTTATTGATGTTGAGGATAAATACCGACTTTCAGAAATGGAGGATAAGCACAGGTACCATTTAAATACGATGTTGGACAATGCATTTGTTCGTACCATACTATTAGACAAAGATTCAAGAATAATAGGATTGGATGGTAAAACTAAAAAGATTTTAATTGAACATTTAGGCTATAACCCAATTTCAAAAAAGTCATTTTTTACAGATATAATTTCTGATTATGATCTTTTGAAATTCAGCATTATTGACAGGGTTTTGAAAAAAGGTCAAGAATACCGCAATGAATTATATCTAGATTTATTTGAAAACAGCAGTACCTGTTATGACACTTTATGTAAACCTATCCTAGATTATTCAAAGGAAATTGATGGCTATGTATTTTACTTTTTTGACTTAAGTGGTAAAATACGATTACAACAAGAGGTAAAATCCTTCCAGAATAAATTAATTACAGCGCATCATTTTACTAATAATGTGCTCTCACAAGTTGCAGATGAAAGTAAACATCCAATCTATAATTTACTAACTACAACCAAAGGTATTTTTGAAGAAGAGTCTAATTTCAAGCTTGAAGATAACTTGTCAGAGAACCAAATACAAGGTGGACTGCAGTTGATGAAATCAATTGATGAGATCATAAATAATGTGGAATTTGAGCATCTTTTCTTCACATCTCAAAAATCAATAGATCTAGCACTTATGTTACAAAACATGACTGCGAATTCTGTTGTAAAAGCAAATCAAGAAAACATCGATTTTTCATTTGATAATTTTGATAAGCTTGTTCTTGTCAATGCAGATCCCGTGTTTTTAAGGCAGTCTTTATCAAATGTCTTAAATCTTCTATTTACCATTTGCGTCAATCAAAAACTGACTATCTGGTCAAGGATTAATAATAATCAAGCTCAGATAATGGTAAAATCCTTAGCTCCTCAAAAAGCCCATTCTCAAATAGAAAGTATTCTTGATGCTCATCATGCATCAAGAACTAGAGAAACAGATATATTCAGACCGTTAGGTGAAGGGATTCCATTTGCCATCAAATATTTGGAAGGTATAAATGGAAGCGTCCGTATATCGAATAATGATGATGGAAGTTGTGAATTTACAATGTCGTTTCCTTTAGTGTAATATCTATATTACTGTACGTTCAACTACCTCTTCTATAGTGAGTTGCAAATGTTTAGGTAGTAAGTTGTCCTTAGGTAAAACAGATAGTTGCCTATCTTCATTAGAATCAAAAACACTTTTAAACATCGGTTTTTTTTCACTTAGAACATGACAAATATCTTTGATCAAATCACTGTGATGAACTAGATCCTTGCTTCCCAAGTGAAATATACCACGACGTCTTCTATTGATTAGATAATGAATTTGCTGCGCTAGTTTATCGATATGAGCAGCATTGATAACCACATTAGGGAAAACCTCGATGGGAACGTCATTTTCTATTTGAGCTTTCAATTCCTTAACTCTAGGACTATTGGCGCCAAAAATCATCGGGATGCGGCAAATCACATACTTATCAGGCGGTAATCTTAAAAGTCTATTTTCGATTTTGATTTTCAATCTGCCATAAATACTTTCAGAAAAAGTCTTGTCATATTCATAGCTAGGGAAGTTGGTAAAGCGATCAAAAACGTTAGCACTGGAGAGAAATAATAGTCGGCAATCATTATTCATGATGTATTTGATCAATTGATCATGCAAGTACAATTGACTGTTCTCGTTTCCTCTAATAGCGCTAATGATGTATTTAGGTTTTAATCGCTCTAAAAGAATTTCAACCATATCTGTTTCCATGTCAAATTCATGAAAATGTTGATTGTTTCTATATTCTTTGCGATCACTTAAGTAGGTCGCATGAACATCATATAGTGGTGCCAGTTCCTTGTAGATCGCATTACCTACAAAGCCACTACCGCCTATGATTAATATCCTATTCAAATAATTATGATTTGTAGAACGGTAGTTTTACCACGGTTGCAGGCACAATTTTCTTGCGTATTTGCACGTAAACTTTGCCATCTGGAATACCCAGAGAAGAAGGAACGTAACCCAATCCTATGCCTTTATTTAAAGACGGCGACATGGTACCACTAGTAACCATACCTATGGCGTTGCCTTCAGGATCTGTAATGTTGTAACCGCCACGAGGTATGGCTTTTTCATCCATGGTGAAGCCTATTAATTTTCGCTCTGCGCCAGTTTCCTTTTGAGTGGCAAGCGCTTCGTGATTTACAAATTCCTTTGAAAATTTGGTAACCCAACCTAAGCCAGCTTCAATAGGACTTGTGGTATCATCAATATCATTGCCGTATAAACAGAATCCCATTTCCAGCCTCAACGTATCTCTCGCAGCGAGACCTATAGGCTTGATACCAAAATCTTTTCCAGCATTAAGCACCGCATTCCAGATATCTTTCACCTCGCTATTTTTACAGTAGATTTCAAATCCACCGCTGCCCGTATATCCTGTAGCGCTGATGATGACGTGTTCCGCTTTCGCGAAAGCGCCAACTTCAAAATGATAGTATTTAATCGCTGACAAATCAATATCAGTTAGGGATTGCATCGCCTCAATAGCCTTGGGGCCCTGAATGGCAAGAAGGGAATAATCATCGCTCAAGTCGCGTAGATTAGCATCTATAGTTTCATTGTATTTTGAAATGTGATTCCAATCCTTTTCAATATTTGAGGCATTGACAACCAGTAAATATTGCTCATCTTTTATTTTGTAGATCAGTAGATCATCAACGACACCACCAGTTTCATTAGGTAAATAGGAATATTGCGCTCTACCTACCATCAATTTTGAAGCGTCATTTGCAGATACTCTTTGAATCAATTCCAAAGCATTAGGACCGCTTACCAAAAATTCACCCATATGGGAAACATCAAAAACGCCCACATCATTGCGAACGGTATTGTGTTCAATAGTTACACCTTCATATTGTACGGGCATATTATAGCCTGCAAACGGGACCATTTTTGCACCTAGTGCTTCGTGAATACTGGAGAGTGCCGTGTTTTTCATATTCTTATTATTGGGATGGCAAATGTATCAAAATACTAGGGATTCACATGAGGTTTGATGGTCTATACCAGCTTCCTCTTTCAGTTTATAAGACATTGATTTATTAAATTGCAGTACAAATCAAACTCATGAAAATTCTTACCGCGGCGCAACTTGCAGATGCAGATAAAGCTACCCTAAAATCCCAAAACATATCTAGTGCAGACTTGATGGAACGGGTTTCTATGATAGTGTTCAATAAGATCCATGAGCGTTTAAATGGTGCACCGGTGCCAATTAAAATCTTTTGCGGTATAGGCAATAACGGTGGTGATGGCCTTGCCGTCGCGCGGCATATGATACAACATGGATATCATGTGAAGGTTTACGTGACCAATTGCAGTAAGAAACGTTCAAAGGAATTTTTAATCAACTATGATCTGATTAAGGATGTGACAAAAGACTGGCCCACGCTACTTGATTGTGAGGATGACATTCCTAAAATAGGCCCTAAAGACATCGTGATTGATGCGATTTTTGGAATTGGGCTTAACAGACCTGTTGAAGGCTGGATGGCGGCTTTGTTTGAGCGCATCAATGAATCACAAGCTTTTACGGTGAGCATTGATATGCCCAGTGGTTTATTTTCTGATTCGGCACAGCCTAAGGATTCTGCTGTCATACAAGCAGATCACACCTTCACTTTCAACAATTCCAAATTAAGTTTCTTTCTAAAGGATACGGGAAATTACACGGGATCTTTTGAAGTTCTTAATATAGGGTTAGATCCAGAATTCATTCATAATGCCGCTCCAGCTGCTATGTTAATTACAAGTGAAGCCGCTCAGAATATATATCGACCTCGTAAAAAATTCACGCATAAAGGAGACTACGGTCATGTTCTGGTAGCTGCTGGTAGTAAAGGAAAAATGGGAGCAGCTGTGCTTGCCGCAACCGCTGCTATTAATAGCGGTGCTGGAAAAGTTACAGCTTACATTCCTGCATCTGGGAATCAGATTTTACAATCCTCTATTCCTGAGGTGATGACCATTACCGATGCAGGAACGGATCATCTGGCAGATTTTCAATTGGAACTCAAAGAATACACGTTATGCATTGGACCCGGATTGGGAACTGACGAAGAAGTGGTTTCCGCTTTCGCGAAAGCGATTAAACAACAATCTGCTCCAATTCTTATCGACGCTGATGGGATCAATATTTTGTCCAGCAATAAAAAACTTTTTGAGAGTTTACCACCTAAATCTGTGCTGACACCACATGATGGCGAACTAGAGCGATTATTAGGACCTTGGAGTTCTAGTATGGAGCGACTAGAAAAGGCTCAGAAATTTTCCAAAAAGCATGATGTGATTTTTGTGCTTAAAGGAGCGCATAGCATTGCCGTCTACCACGACAACATATATATAAATGACTCTGGAAATCCTGGAATGGCAACTGCTGGAAGCGGTGATGTGCTGTCAGGAATAATCAGTGCTTTCATGGCACAAAAATATGATCCATTGATGGCTGCTGTTTTTGGTACGTATATTCATGGAGCAGCTGCTGACGTGGCTTCACAGACTTATGCTCATGAAGGATTGCGGGCAAGTATCATCTCTAATTTTGTGGGTGCAGCGATTTTGCAGCTGTTTAGGCAAGAAAAGCCGCAGCAGAAGTGAGAGCTGTCGAATATTTAAAACATATAAGACATAAAAAATCCCGAGCAATTGCTCGGGATTTTTAATATTTAATGGCTGTCAATTACTCAGCAGATTCTGTTGCTTTTTCAATCTTTACGGTAAGTTCATTGGACTTCTCATCCAGATCCATATAGATAGAATCACCTTCAACTAGCTGGCTGTTAACAATCTCTTCGGCAAGTGCATCCTCAATGTATTTTTGAATAGCTCTTTTGAGCGGTCTAGCACCATATTGTTTGTCAAAACCTTTGTCGGCTATGTAATCTTTTGCTTTATCGCTAAGCTTGAGGTTGTAACCTAAATCATCAATACGAGCAAAAAGTTTTTTCAATTCGATATCGATAATCTTGTGAATATCCTCACGCTCCAAGGCATTGAATACAATCACGTCGTCAATTCTATTTAAGAATTCAGGAGCAAAAGTTTTCTTCAACGCACCTTCAATCACACTACGAGTATTATCTGCTTCTGCAGATTTTTGAGCAGCTGTACCAAATCCAACTCCAGAACCGAAGTCCTTGAGTTTTCTAGCACCTATGTTTGAGGTCATGATAATAATGGAGTTTCTAAAGTCGATCTTACGACCTAAACTATCTGTCAAATAACCATCATCTAATACCTGCAATAACATATTAAATACATCTGGATGCGCTTTCTCAATCTCATCAAGCAAGATTACAGAATATGGTTTTCTACGAACCTTTTCAGTAAGCTGTCCACCTTCTTCATAACCTACATATCCTGGAGGTGCACCTATCAAACGAGATATAGCAAACTTCTCCATGTATTCACTCATGTCCACTCGTATCAACGAGTTTTCTGAATCAAATAATTCTTTTGCAAGAACTTTAGCTAGCTGTGTTTTACCAACACCAGTTTGTCCTAAGAAGATAAATGACCCAATAGGTTTATTAGGATCTTTCAATCCAGCACGATTACGCTGTATGGCTTTAACCACTTGTTTCACAGCCTTATCCTGACCTATTACAAGATCTGTGATCGTGTGATCCAGATCCTTAAGTTTCTTCATTTCTTTAGTCGCAATACGATTTACAGGAATTCCTGTCATCATGCTCACAACCTCTGCAACGTTTTCTTCAGTTACGGTGTCTTTATGAAGTTTAGAAGCTTCTTGCCATTCTTCTTGAGCTTCGGCAAGGGCTTTTTCAAGTTTCTTCTCATCGTCTCTTAATTTGGCAGCTTGTTCGTATTTCTGCTTTTTGACAACACTGTTTTTTTCCTCCTTAACATCTTCAAGCTGTTTTTCAAGATCCAGAATTTGTTGTGGTACTTCAATGTTGGCAATGTGTATACGTGAACCAGCCTCGTCAAGCGCATCAATAGCTTTGTCTGGTAAAAATCTATCAGTCATATAACGACTGGTCAATTTCACACAGGCCTCAATGGCACCGTTCGTATATTCAACGTTGTGATGTTCTTCATATTTGTCCTTAATATTATTAAGGATTTCAATCGTCTCTTCAACGTTGGTAGGTTCTACCATCACCTTTTGAAAACGTCTTTCTAGAGCACCATCCTTTTCAATACTATTGCGGTACTCATCTAAAGTTGTCGCACCTATACATTGAATCTCTCCACGTGCTAAGGCAGGTTTGAACATATTACTGGCATCCAAAGATCCAGCGGCACCACCAGCACCTACGATTGTATGAATCTCATCAATAAATAAAATGATATCCTCATTTTTTTCAAGCTCGTTCATTACCGCTTTCATGCGCTCCTCAAACTGACCTCTATATTTAGTACCAGCCACAAGGCTAGCAAGGTCAAGAGTGATCACACGCTTGTCGTATAGAATTCTAGAAACCTTGCGCTGAATGATACGCAATGCAAGACCTTCTGCAATGGCGCTTTTACCAACTCCAGGCTCTCCTATAAGTAAAGGGTTGTTCTTCTTACGACGACTTAGGATTTGAGACACACGCTGGATTTCTTCTGTACGGCCTACCACAGGATCTAATTTATCCTCTTCAGCCATTTTAGTAAGATCTCGCCCAAAGTTGTCCAAAACTGGAGTCTTAGACTTCTTGTTCGTTTTCTTATCTCCAGAAGGTGAGAAAAGATTCTCCTTTCCATCATCCTTCATATCCTCCGCGTCATCGCTAAACGATGATGCTAGCGGGTCTTCATAGCTATCATCACTCTGTGACAATAATACTTTGAATTCCTCTTTAACACCATCATAATCAACTCTAAGCTTATTTAGTAACTTAGTGGTTGGATCATTTTCATTGCGTAAAATACACAACAGTAAATGTGCTGTATTAATAGAGGTACTTTGAAAAAGTTTTGCTTCTAAAAATGTTGTTTTAAGTGCTCGTTCTGCCTGTCTAGTAAGGTGTAGGTTTTTCTTCTCATTGATTACTGCTCCAGAACCTGGATTTGCAGGGCTTAAAATCTCTACTTTTTTGCGTAGATGATCTAAGTCCACAGAAAGATTATTAAGTATTTCAATTGCTTTGCCATCGCCATCACGCAATAATCCTAGCATTAAATGTTCAGTTCCTATAAAATCGTGTCCCAATCGCAGGGCTTCTTCCTTGCTGTAGGCGATCACGTCCTTGACTCTTGGTGAAAAATTATCGTCCATATCGCTTCTTTGTCTAAATGTAATTTAAAGATATGTTTCAAAAAGCATTCCGCATTGTAATTATGGGTTAAAGTGAAGTTACGCTTTCGCGAAAGCGTACTAACCACAAGCCTCAACGCATTATTTGAGCAACTGAATACTTATCCACACAAATCCTATCAAAGTGTTAATAAAAACACTGTCTAATCTGTCGTAGAGCCTTATCATTACTGACATTTTACTTAAATTGCTCTTTGTTAAAATTATACGTAATAAAATAGATTTTTAAATGGCAGATGGAGAAAAGTTAATCCCAATCAATATTGAGGATGAGATGAAGTCAGCGTACATCGATTATTCGATGTCGGTCATAGTGTCACGAGCACTGCCAGATGTGCGAGACGGCTTGAAACCCGTGCACAGACGCGTGCTTTATGGAATGTATGAGTTGGGAGTTCTTTCCAATCGTGGTTATAAAAAGAGTGCAAGAATTGTAGGTGAAGTTTTAGGTAAGTATCACCCACACGGTGATACATCTGTTTACGATACCATGGTTCGTATGGCGCAGGAATGGTCATTGAGATATATGCTCGTTGACGGTCAGGGAAATTTTGGATCTGTAGATGGTGATCCACCAGCGGCAATGCGATATACAGAGGCGCGCATGCGCAAAATCTCAGAAGAGCTACTTGCCGATATCGACAAAGAAACGGTCGATACTCAGCTTAATTTTGACGATACACTTTCAGAACCAACGGTTTTACCTACTAAAGTGCCTAACCTATTGGTTAATGGAGCAAGTGGTATCGCTGTAGGTATGGCGACTAATATGCCACCACACAACCTAACCGAAGTTGTTGATGGAACCATTGCCTATATAGATAATCATGACATCGAGATTGATGAGTTGATACAGCACATTAAAGCACCAGATTTCCCTACCGGCGGTATTATTTATGGATATGACGGCGTGAAAGAAGCGATGCACACAGGTCGTGGTCGTGTAAAAATACGTGGTCGTGTTAGAATAGAGGAAGTCAAAGGTCGTGAGTGTATTATCGTGGACGAGTTGCCATATCAGGTCAACAAAGCTGA
Protein-coding sequences here:
- a CDS encoding 1,4-dihydroxy-2-naphthoyl-CoA synthase, with the protein product MSIHWKTAKEYQDLTYKKADGVARIAFNRPEVRNAFRPQTVSELIDAFYDAQEDLSIGVVILTGEGPSSKDGGWAFCSGGDQNARGKDGYKDSAGTGRLNILEVQRMIRFMPKVVICAVPGWAVGGGHSLHVVCDMTIASKEHAIFKQTDLDVASVDAGYGSAYLAKMVGQKKAREIFFLGRNYNAQEAMDMGMVNAVVPHAELDQTAYDWAQEIMEKSPTAIKMAKFALNATDDGMVGQQVFAGEMTRLIYMTDEAKEGRDAFLQKRKPDFGADKWIP
- a CDS encoding PAS domain S-box protein, with product MTSTCLICCVVDNNSKLIQANPEFYDALGYEESYFENHTILDILGDDSNWPDFNDIDRASQNTISATIKFYSNEGIPVYLKCNFGFRKHLIYVAGVDVSVDIFLHKNNKTISEIANLGAWSYIPAKDKFQHTEFFRELYGFSKDDTIDNKALYESVQRDSREVIDHALKNLYENHEPYDVEIKVSLKNGETAWLRVMAAPEVHKGEVTAINGVTQNITKYKELNLSLKETKRNQELAFRAIKSAYFTFNLKTQESESGDSFTALSNFP
- a CDS encoding PAS domain-containing protein → MEHLHPDDREAAQHQHDREINDDGEFYFNAFRMRNTLDAYRHYEIHGFKVFNNHDEPVKLVGNLIDVEDKYRLSEMEDKHRYHLNTMLDNAFVRTILLDKDSRIIGLDGKTKKILIEHLGYNPISKKSFFTDIISDYDLLKFSIIDRVLKKGQEYRNELYLDLFENSSTCYDTLCKPILDYSKEIDGYVFYFFDLSGKIRLQQEVKSFQNKLITAHHFTNNVLSQVADESKHPIYNLLTTTKGIFEEESNFKLEDNLSENQIQGGLQLMKSIDEIINNVEFEHLFFTSQKSIDLALMLQNMTANSVVKANQENIDFSFDNFDKLVLVNADPVFLRQSLSNVLNLLFTICVNQKLTIWSRINNNQAQIMVKSLAPQKAHSQIESILDAHHASRTRETDIFRPLGEGIPFAIKYLEGINGSVRISNNDDGSCEFTMSFPLV
- a CDS encoding NAD-dependent epimerase/dehydratase family protein; this encodes MNRILIIGGSGFVGNAIYKELAPLYDVHATYLSDRKEYRNNQHFHEFDMETDMVEILLERLKPKYIISAIRGNENSQLYLHDQLIKYIMNNDCRLLFLSSANVFDRFTNFPSYEYDKTFSESIYGRLKIKIENRLLRLPPDKYVICRIPMIFGANSPRVKELKAQIENDVPIEVFPNVVINAAHIDKLAQQIHYLINRRRRGIFHLGSKDLVHHSDLIKDICHVLSEKKPMFKSVFDSNEDRQLSVLPKDNLLPKHLQLTIEEVVERTVI
- the gcvT gene encoding glycine cleavage system aminomethyltransferase GcvT yields the protein MKNTALSSIHEALGAKMVPFAGYNMPVQYEGVTIEHNTVRNDVGVFDVSHMGEFLVSGPNALELIQRVSANDASKLMVGRAQYSYLPNETGGVVDDLLIYKIKDEQYLLVVNASNIEKDWNHISKYNETIDANLRDLSDDYSLLAIQGPKAIEAMQSLTDIDLSAIKYYHFEVGAFAKAEHVIISATGYTGSGGFEIYCKNSEVKDIWNAVLNAGKDFGIKPIGLAARDTLRLEMGFCLYGNDIDDTTSPIEAGLGWVTKFSKEFVNHEALATQKETGAERKLIGFTMDEKAIPRGGYNITDPEGNAIGMVTSGTMSPSLNKGIGLGYVPSSLGIPDGKVYVQIRKKIVPATVVKLPFYKS
- a CDS encoding NAD(P)H-hydrate dehydratase, encoding MKILTAAQLADADKATLKSQNISSADLMERVSMIVFNKIHERLNGAPVPIKIFCGIGNNGGDGLAVARHMIQHGYHVKVYVTNCSKKRSKEFLINYDLIKDVTKDWPTLLDCEDDIPKIGPKDIVIDAIFGIGLNRPVEGWMAALFERINESQAFTVSIDMPSGLFSDSAQPKDSAVIQADHTFTFNNSKLSFFLKDTGNYTGSFEVLNIGLDPEFIHNAAPAAMLITSEAAQNIYRPRKKFTHKGDYGHVLVAAGSKGKMGAAVLAATAAINSGAGKVTAYIPASGNQILQSSIPEVMTITDAGTDHLADFQLELKEYTLCIGPGLGTDEEVVSAFAKAIKQQSAPILIDADGINILSSNKKLFESLPPKSVLTPHDGELERLLGPWSSSMERLEKAQKFSKKHDVIFVLKGAHSIAVYHDNIYINDSGNPGMATAGSGDVLSGIISAFMAQKYDPLMAAVFGTYIHGAAADVASQTYAHEGLRASIISNFVGAAILQLFRQEKPQQK
- a CDS encoding ATP-dependent Clp protease ATP-binding subunit; this encodes MDDNFSPRVKDVIAYSKEEALRLGHDFIGTEHLMLGLLRDGDGKAIEILNNLSVDLDHLRKKVEILSPANPGSGAVINEKKNLHLTRQAERALKTTFLEAKLFQSTSINTAHLLLCILRNENDPTTKLLNKLRVDYDGVKEEFKVLLSQSDDSYEDPLASSFSDDAEDMKDDGKENLFSPSGDKKTNKKSKTPVLDNFGRDLTKMAEEDKLDPVVGRTEEIQRVSQILSRRKKNNPLLIGEPGVGKSAIAEGLALRIIQRKVSRILYDKRVITLDLASLVAGTKYRGQFEERMKAVMNELEKNEDIILFIDEIHTIVGAGGAAGSLDASNMFKPALARGEIQCIGATTLDEYRNSIEKDGALERRFQKVMVEPTNVEETIEILNNIKDKYEEHHNVEYTNGAIEACVKLTSRYMTDRFLPDKAIDALDEAGSRIHIANIEVPQQILDLEKQLEDVKEEKNSVVKKQKYEQAAKLRDDEKKLEKALAEAQEEWQEASKLHKDTVTEENVAEVVSMMTGIPVNRIATKEMKKLKDLDHTITDLVIGQDKAVKQVVKAIQRNRAGLKDPNKPIGSFIFLGQTGVGKTQLAKVLAKELFDSENSLIRVDMSEYMEKFAISRLIGAPPGYVGYEEGGQLTEKVRRKPYSVILLDEIEKAHPDVFNMLLQVLDDGYLTDSLGRKIDFRNSIIIMTSNIGARKLKDFGSGVGFGTAAQKSAEADNTRSVIEGALKKTFAPEFLNRIDDVIVFNALEREDIHKIIDIELKKLFARIDDLGYNLKLSDKAKDYIADKGFDKQYGARPLKRAIQKYIEDALAEEIVNSQLVEGDSIYMDLDEKSNELTVKIEKATESAE